The Oligoflexus sp. genome has a window encoding:
- a CDS encoding M3 family metallopeptidase, with the protein MFQADVDYYTDQLVQARYTVDTEALRVYFPENDVIPGMMQAVGEVMGFTFQEKTAPEGWVDDLRYFELYDRPSGRLMGAFYLDLHPRPGKYMHFAEYSLIDGRRRDDGTYQAPVCVMVGNFPPPSLDRPSLWSYEELGTFIHEFGHVLHSILTEAELSALAGTSVPQDFVEVASQVLERWLEDPAVLQRFAHHYQSGEDFPMDKLQKILASQSAFIGHSYRRQISFGLADLHLHRLTDPAMMPKTPAAVYAMSNADFSRYYPVDPDTGFLASFEHLFGGYDAGYYSYAWADVIAADIAGVFRESAAGFHDEGLGQRLRRSLYAQGNTREPDESIREFLGRDFNDQAFLQELFAAP; encoded by the coding sequence TTGTTCCAGGCGGATGTCGATTACTATACGGACCAACTGGTGCAGGCCCGTTACACGGTGGATACCGAGGCCCTGCGGGTGTATTTCCCTGAAAACGATGTGATCCCGGGCATGATGCAGGCCGTGGGCGAGGTCATGGGATTCACTTTTCAGGAAAAAACCGCACCTGAAGGCTGGGTCGATGATCTTCGGTACTTTGAACTTTATGATAGGCCGAGCGGCCGCCTCATGGGCGCTTTTTATCTGGACCTCCATCCACGGCCTGGCAAGTACATGCACTTCGCGGAATACTCGTTAATCGACGGCCGCAGGCGTGACGACGGGACCTACCAGGCGCCCGTCTGTGTGATGGTCGGCAACTTTCCGCCCCCCAGTCTGGATCGCCCCTCGCTCTGGTCCTATGAAGAACTGGGAACGTTTATCCATGAATTCGGCCACGTCCTGCATTCGATACTGACCGAAGCCGAGCTGAGTGCCTTGGCCGGGACCTCGGTGCCTCAGGACTTCGTCGAGGTCGCGTCGCAGGTGCTGGAGCGTTGGCTCGAAGATCCCGCCGTGCTCCAGCGCTTTGCCCATCACTATCAAAGCGGCGAAGACTTCCCCATGGACAAGCTGCAGAAGATCCTCGCCTCCCAAAGCGCTTTCATCGGTCACTCCTATCGGCGGCAGATTTCGTTTGGACTTGCCGACCTGCATCTGCATAGGCTGACCGATCCCGCGATGATGCCCAAGACTCCGGCCGCGGTTTACGCCATGTCCAATGCGGATTTCAGTCGCTATTACCCCGTGGACCCGGATACGGGTTTTCTGGCTTCTTTTGAGCATCTTTTTGGGGGCTATGATGCCGGTTATTATAGTTACGCGTGGGCCGATGTGATTGCCGCGGATATCGCCGGGGTCTTTCGCGAAAGTGCTGCAGGCTTCCATGATGAAGGGCTGGGGCAGCGGCTGCGCAGAAGCCTTTATGCGCAGGGCAATACGCGGGAACCGGACGAATCCATCCGTGAGTTTTTAGGTCGGGACTTCAATGATCAAGCCTTCCTGCAGGAACTTTTTGCGGCACCTTAA